The Balearica regulorum gibbericeps isolate bBalReg1 chromosome 27, bBalReg1.pri, whole genome shotgun sequence genome contains a region encoding:
- the MTHFD2 gene encoding bifunctional methylenetetrahydrofolate dehydrogenase/cyclohydrolase, mitochondrial — protein MATALCPLRTLGCAALRPHGRRLHLSAPRNDAVVISGRKLARQIRQEARHEVEQWVAAGNKRPHLSVVLVGENPASHSYVLNKTKAAADVGISSETILRPASVSEEELLDLIGKLNNDANVDGLLVQLPLPEHIDERKICNAVTPDKDVDGFHVINVGRMCLDQYSMLPATPWGVWEIIKRTGIPTLGKNVVVAGRSKNVGMPIAMLLHTDGRHERPGGDATVTISHRYTPKEQLKQHTIRADIVVAAAGIPNLITADMIKEGAAVIDVGITRVQDPVTAKSKLVGDVDFEGVKKKASYITPVPGGVGPMTVAMLMKNTIIAAKKLLKPKELEALTA, from the exons ATGGCAACCGCGCTCTGCCCGCTCCGCACCCTCGGCTGCGCCGCGCTGCGCCCCCACGGCCGCCGCCTCCACCTCAGCGCGCCCAG aaaTGATGCAGTTGTGATTTCCGGAAGGAAGCTGGCCCGACAGATCAGGCAGGAAGCCCGTCACGAGGTTGAGCAGTGGGTAGCGGCTGGAAACAAGAGACCTCACCTCAGTGTTGTTCTTGTTGGTGAAAATCCAGCGAGTCACTCCTACGTactgaacaaaaccaaagcgGCTGCTGACGTTG GAATCAGCAGTGAGACCATCCTCAGGCcagcttctgtttctgaagaggAGCTACTGGATTTGATCGGCAAACTCAATAATGATGCCAATGTGGATGGCCTGTTAGTACAGCTCCCTTTACCTG agCATATTGATGAACGCAAGATTTGTAATGCTGTGACTCCAGACAAAGATGTTGATGGCTTTCATGTGATAAATGTGGGGCGCATGTGCCTTGACCAGTATTCCATGCTGCCGGCTACACCGTGGGGGGTGTGGGAGATCATTAAGAGAACTG gCATCCCAACGCTGGGGAAGAATGTGGTGGTGGCTGGCAGGTCGAAGAACGTGGGTATGCCCATCGCCATGTTGCTGCATACAGATGGCAGGCATGAGCGTCCAGGAG GTGATGCCACGGTCACAATATCCCACCGCTACACTCCcaaggagcagctgaagcaACACACAATCCGTGCTGATATTGTGGTAGCAGCAGCAG gcataCCCAATCTGATCACGGCCGATATGATCAAAGAAGGAGCTGCTGTTATTGATGTGGGGATAACGAGGGTGCAGGATCCTGTCACTGCCAAATCAAAGCTGGTTGGGGATGTGGATTTTGAAG GGGTGAAGAAGAAAGCCAGCTACATCACTCCGGTCCCCGGGGGTGTTGGGCCCATGACGGTTGCCATGCTGATGAAGAACACCATCATTGCTGCCAAGAAGCTGTTGAAACCCAAAGAGCTGGAAGCACTAACTGCTTAA